The window AATACGCTCATGAAAGTTATCCAGAGTTCTGCCACTGCCAGATAACAGGACCGCCATTTTTAACATAATTTACTCTCCGGCAAAATATTCGTTGGAATCCACATCAACCTTTTCCAGCCAGGCTGAAATCACAGTGTCATATTTCGCTGTAAGGGCAAATACCTTGCGAGCAAGCTTAAAGCGGGTTTTGAGTGTTGTATTGCCGGTTTCCCTGATCTCTTTGATTACCTGTGGGTAATCGGCAGGATCAACGATGACGGTTACATCGTGAAAATTCTTTGCTGAAGAACGCAGCATGGTCGGTCCACCGATATCGATGTTCTCGATAGCGTCGGCCAGAGAGCAATCGGGGTCCGCTACAGTTTTTTCAAAAGCATAGAGGTTCACCGCAATCAAGTCGATATTCTGAATGTTGTGCTGGGCACACTGACTCCGATGACTCTCGTTCGCCCTCTGGTTAAGTATACCGCCATGAACTTTGGGGTGCAGGGTTTTCACCCGGCCATCGAGCATTTCCGGAAAACCGGTAAATTCAGAAACATCCTTGACCGTTATACCAGCCTCACGGATCTTTTTGGCGGTACCACCGGTTGAAAGTATCTCAACGCCCAGATCAGCGAGTTCCTGGGCAAACCCCTCAATACCTGATTTGTCGGTCAAGCTGATCAGCGCGCGCTCAATTTTAGCCATTCTCTCCTCCAATCAATCTTTACGAATAAATGCTTTTATTTTTCTTCGATCACGCTTATCGGGCTTGGCAGTAGGATGCACATGACCTGCATTCATCATTCGCCGCATATCCCTTTGATTTTCACGCTCCCGAATACTTTCTTCCGTCTCTTCATACAACAGTCTCGCCTCACTGGCCGGTCTTCTCATACTGGCTACGGCGAGTACTTCTATGTGAAATTCATCTTGGCCTTTACTTATTACCAGCTTATCTCCCTCCTGCACATTTCTGGCCGCCTTCACTCTGGTATTGTTCAAATGTACCTTACCGCCATTGACAGCCTTAGCCGCTAAAGACCGCGTCTTGAAAAAACGTGCAGCCCATAGCCATTTGTCTATACGTACATGAGGAACCTGACCTGATGAAGTTTCCATACTCTGACCTGATCAATTTCTTTGGCCCGAATTGTGCCTGGAAGGTAACAACTAAATTTTCTGAATTGGACTGTACAGGTTACACCGATTTCACCTGAAACGCTTGAAAAATTGTTGCGATAGATTTTCTCACCGAAAAGAGTATTGTCTGCCATTCGAAAAAAGGGTAAGTAAGTTTCTTACAGGAATCACCGTTACCTGTCCGTTTTGCTCGGATCAGACACGCCTCATTTCCCGATTCAATTACATCAGGAATTAAGGGCATGTCTTTCCGGCTTTAAATTTTATAACCTAAGGTACGAGAGGGTTATGCACATCCAAGCTGTCGGCATAAATAATATTCACACTCCCGTTAAAGTGCTCCAGAAAGGTGGTGGCCTGCAACATACTATCGCCACTATCAGCATGCAGGCCAAGCTACCCAGCTCAAAACGGGAGAGCTGTGTCGAGACGTTCACGAGCATCCTCAACCAGTCCCTTGATGAACTGAGCTGGGAAAGCTTCGGAGAGATCCTGCGGGAAGTCCAGAGCGCCCTGGGTTCACAAAGCGCCCGACTGGAAATGACTTTCCCTTATTTTATCGAGAAAAAAGCACCCGTCACCGAGACTCGCAGCCTCATGGAGTACAGCTGCACTTTTTCTGGCGGAATAGGTGAAGCTGAAGGGCTGACCCTGAGTGTCGCCGTACCTGTTACCACGTTATGTCCGTGTTCCAAGGAAATCAGCCAGCACGGAGCACACAACCAGCGGGCCGAGGTTAAACTCAATGTGGAGATGAAGAAGTTCGTCTGGATAGAAGACCTGATTAGCCTCGTTGAACAATCAGCTTCCTGTGAACTCTATGCTCTCTTAAAAAGACCGGACGAAAAGTATGTAACGGAAAGAGCTTTCAACAATCCGATGTTCGTTGAAGACGTAGTTCGCAAGGTGGCTGAATCTGCAATGGCCCACCCTGAAATAGATCGGTTTTCCGCCAGTGTTGAGAGTTTTGAGTCCATCCATAAGCATAGTGCCTACGCCTATGTGGATAGTGACGAAATCCGCTAGCTCCTGAAAATGGTTCGGAATAACTGCTGTTAAACTCTGAATTGCTGAGATTGCCTGCCTACCTTGTTCAATTACGAGTAGACAATCTCAGTCCCGACTTTTTTGCTGCAACTATCGATAAAACTGCTAAGGGACTCAGCCTGGTACGCCGTGAGACCAACAAACTCAAAAAAACAATTGGGCGGCACAGGCAAAGCTTTACGTTTTTCCCGGTCTGAAACGAGGCGCTCCACCCGCCGACACTCAAGCCCCTGTATAGCGGTACCATTGTTACAATTGAGCAGTTCAACATCATCCAGCCTGATAACCCTGTCCGTCATCCCCACCAGGCTTCTGCAGGCGATGCCTCCGGAACTGATATCGATTATCTCAGCCAGGTTCTCCGCGCTACAAAGCAAGGCATCATGCAGCACCTTGAAGCGTCTGTACTTCCGTCGTTCCATGGGCTGAATCTTGGCTTTTTTCGCTTTCACCTTTGTGTGTGTAGTCATCTCCCAGCCTCTGTATTATGGAAAACAGCAAGACCAAAACCTAACACACATTAAGAGTAATACGTTTCGTTGAATTACACAATAGCGGGTTTATATGAGTGGAGTGGCAGTACAGACTCTTCAGAGGAAAGCGAGAAATTACAGTATATTAAACAAGCAAAACACATTATTTGCGGAACCACCAGAGGATCAGGGAGATAACAACACTTATGACGATACAGGTTGTTATCGGCATAAAGAAACGAAAATTGTCGCGATTGACGACAATATCGCCAGGGAGACGTCCAAAAGGAATCTTCTGAAGCCATGGCCAGAGAAGACCGATTATTATGACGATAACGCCTATTGTGATGAGGTTCTTATTCACAGTGTCCACTTGCGAAGAGTACAATCCATCTACCAGTTATACCTCACGCCATTATCCCGGTTGATCAGTAAAAATCAACAAAGACTACCTGCTGTATTAAATCATATGGGGGATTCGACAGACACGCGAAATATTCAGGTCATATTTCAGAACACGTCATAATCGTCATTTCAGCAGCATGCAACCGGCCAAACGGATCCTATCAACCCGGACAAAGGCCTACCAAACCAGTAATATGCTGCAATCTCAATAGCACTATAGTTGTCACAGATAAAACAAACCGGATACTATCAATAAATCAAAGGAGAATGTACCCGGTGCATATCGTTACGCGGCACAGGCAATACTATCGCGATACTGCTCAAAAGCCCTGGCAAGCCTCTGCATACCTTCTTTAATGGATACAGGTTCTGTACAGGAAAAATTCAGTCGGAATGTAGACTTCCCTTTCCCGGAGGTATAAAATGCCGCCCCAGGCACAAAAACCACTTTTTCTTTTACCGCGAACTCAAAGAGTTCCATTGCGTCATAACCTGCTGGCAGTTGCCCCCACAGAAACATTCCACCCTCAGGTTCCCAAAGCTTAACTTCCCCCGGCAAACATTCATGTGCCGCAGCCACCATCGCCTTACACTGCTGGCCATAGGCTTTGATGATTATTTCAAGATGGGAATCGAGATCGTTATCTTGCAAATATTTTGCCAGAATGTACTGATTGATACTTGCCGTATGTAAATCTGCAGCCTGCTTGGCAATAAGCAATTTTTCATACAGTGGTTCGGGTGCCACCAGCCAGCCAACCCTGAAACCCGGCGCTACTGTCTTGGAAAATGAACCCAGGAGCACAGTATGCTCAGGGCAATAGTGATAAAACGATTTCTGGGCCACTCCGCTAAAACGCAACTCCCCATAGGGGTCATCCTCTACCAGAACAATCCCCTTATCCTTTACAACTTCGGCCACTTTCTCCTTCGTTGCATTGGTATATGTGACCCCTGAAGGGTTTTGGAAATTGGGCACGGTGTAAAGCAATTTCGCCTTACTTTTACCTGCGGCCGTAACCAGGGCCTCAGTGTCGAGACCATCTTTACAGACCGGAACAGGCTCAAATCGAGGTTCATACATGGACAGAGACTGAATCGCTCCAAGATATCCGGGCTCTTCGATCAATACGGTATCACCCTCATCGATCATGACCTTGCCAACCAGGTCAAGAGCCTGCTGGGAGCCGGTTGTAATCAGGATTGAATCCACCGGGATTTCGATCCCTTTTTTCAGCCGGTACCTGTCTGCGATAATCTTCTTGAGCTCGGCAATCCCTTCTGAATTATTGTACTGAAGGGCATCTGCACCATATTCGGCAAATACTGCACTCGTCGCCGCCTCGATGCCACGTACCGGAAAGTATTTCCTATTAGGCAATCCACCGGCAAATGAAATAATTTCGGGATCAAGTGACACTTTTAATATTTCCCGTATAAACGACCGAGGTACAGTAGCCATTCTTTGTGCAAACATCTCTTCCATTGT of the Desulfosediminicola ganghwensis genome contains:
- a CDS encoding DUF2905 domain-containing protein, producing MNKNLITIGVIVIIIGLLWPWLQKIPFGRLPGDIVVNRDNFRFFMPITTCIVISVVISLILWWFRK
- a CDS encoding RNA-binding S4 domain-containing protein gives rise to the protein METSSGQVPHVRIDKWLWAARFFKTRSLAAKAVNGGKVHLNNTRVKAARNVQEGDKLVISKGQDEFHIEVLAVASMRRPASEARLLYEETEESIRERENQRDMRRMMNAGHVHPTAKPDKRDRRKIKAFIRKD
- a CDS encoding PLP-dependent aminotransferase family protein, yielding MEEMFAQRMATVPRSFIREILKVSLDPEIISFAGGLPNRKYFPVRGIEAATSAVFAEYGADALQYNNSEGIAELKKIIADRYRLKKGIEIPVDSILITTGSQQALDLVGKVMIDEGDTVLIEEPGYLGAIQSLSMYEPRFEPVPVCKDGLDTEALVTAAGKSKAKLLYTVPNFQNPSGVTYTNATKEKVAEVVKDKGIVLVEDDPYGELRFSGVAQKSFYHYCPEHTVLLGSFSKTVAPGFRVGWLVAPEPLYEKLLIAKQAADLHTASINQYILAKYLQDNDLDSHLEIIIKAYGQQCKAMVAAAHECLPGEVKLWEPEGGMFLWGQLPAGYDAMELFEFAVKEKVVFVPGAAFYTSGKGKSTFRLNFSCTEPVSIKEGMQRLARAFEQYRDSIACAA
- the folE2 gene encoding GTP cyclohydrolase FolE2 gives rise to the protein MHIQAVGINNIHTPVKVLQKGGGLQHTIATISMQAKLPSSKRESCVETFTSILNQSLDELSWESFGEILREVQSALGSQSARLEMTFPYFIEKKAPVTETRSLMEYSCTFSGGIGEAEGLTLSVAVPVTTLCPCSKEISQHGAHNQRAEVKLNVEMKKFVWIEDLISLVEQSASCELYALLKRPDEKYVTERAFNNPMFVEDVVRKVAESAMAHPEIDRFSASVESFESIHKHSAYAYVDSDEIR